GGGAGTCGGTGGCCCTCCTGGGGCGCAGTGGCTCGGGCAAGTCCACCCTGCTCAACCTGCTGGCGGGCATCGACCGTCCCGATGGCGGCGAACTCACCCTCCTCGGCCGGCCCCTCCAGCGGCTGGCGGAAAGGGACCGCACCCTCCTGCGGCGCCGCCATCTGGGTTTCATCTACCAGGCTTTCAATCTCATCCCCACCCTCACGGCGGCGGAAAACGTGGGCCTGCCCCTGGAACTGAACGGCTGGCGCCGGGACGCCATCGCCCGGCGGGTCGAGGACCTGCTGGCGGAGCTTGGACTGGACCAGGCCGGTGACGCCTTTCCCGACCGCCTGTCGGGTGGTGAACAACAGCGGGTGGCCATCGCCCGGGCCCTGGCCCACGACCCG
The Gammaproteobacteria bacterium DNA segment above includes these coding regions:
- a CDS encoding ABC transporter ATP-binding protein, whose protein sequence is MNHPYDEHVPTADARSTVPVDARGLTKRYPAGKTFKTVLEGVDLSIAAGESVALLGRSGSGKSTLLNLLAGIDRPDGGELTLLGRPLQRLAERDRTLLRRRHLGFIYQAFNLIPTLTAAENVGLPLELNGWRRDAIARRVEDLLAELGLDQAGDAFPDRLSGGEQQRVAIARALAHDPALVLADEPTGNLDSVTGGHVLELLLTRARRGGQALLVVTHSLAVARQADRMVVLEDGRLTAGGAELAW